A genome region from Schistocerca nitens isolate TAMUIC-IGC-003100 chromosome 4, iqSchNite1.1, whole genome shotgun sequence includes the following:
- the LOC126252386 gene encoding cuticle protein 38-like, whose product MYKLVILLCAVAAAHAGYLGGYAAPAVAVVPAVAAPAFAVAHAPVAVAPAASSIANTYRISQTARVLAAPAVAAAPVAYAAPVAYAAPAVHAPLAYAAPAVAAPLLKVH is encoded by the coding sequence GTGATCCTTCTGTGCGCCGTGGCCGCCGCCCACGCCGGCTACCTGGGAGGCTACGCCGCCCCCGCTGTCGCCGTGGTGCCTGCCGTGGCTGCCCCCGCCTTCGCTGTGGCACACGCCCCCGTGGCCGTGGCGCCCGCTGCCTCCTCCATCGCCAACACGTACAGGATCTCACAGACCGCCCGCGTCCTGGCCGCCCCCGCCGTCGCTGCCGCCCCcgtggcctacgccgcccccgtggcctacgccgcccccgccgtccACGCCCCTCTGGCCTACGCCGCCCCTGCTGTCGCTGCTCCTCTGCTGAAGGTCCACTGA